One window of Dyadobacter sandarakinus genomic DNA carries:
- a CDS encoding (Fe-S)-binding protein codes for MMDYKVPTMAEMAARNETPEILFWVGCAGAFDDRYKKVTIAFAKILNHAGIRFAVLGTEESCTGDPARRAGNEFAFQMLAMSNIQVLDMYSVKKIVTACPHCFNTLKNEYPGLGGNYEVIHHSEFLQQLINERKIRPADGQPFQGKKITFHDSCYLGRANGIYNAPREVLHALDADLVEMKRSRAKGLCCGAGGAQMFKEPEKGTKDINIERIEEALSTGAETIAVGCPFCMIMMTDGLKNKNKEDSVRIYDLAELIAQAGNF; via the coding sequence ATGATGGATTATAAAGTTCCGACCATGGCCGAAATGGCCGCCCGTAATGAAACACCTGAAATCCTCTTCTGGGTAGGATGTGCAGGTGCATTTGATGATCGGTACAAAAAAGTCACCATTGCATTTGCCAAGATTCTGAACCATGCCGGCATCCGCTTTGCCGTGCTGGGGACTGAGGAAAGCTGTACGGGAGATCCGGCACGCAGAGCCGGTAATGAATTTGCATTTCAAATGCTGGCCATGTCCAACATCCAGGTGCTGGATATGTATAGCGTGAAAAAGATCGTGACGGCTTGTCCGCATTGTTTTAATACATTGAAAAACGAGTATCCCGGACTGGGCGGCAATTATGAAGTAATCCACCATTCCGAGTTCCTGCAGCAGCTGATCAATGAAAGGAAAATACGTCCGGCCGATGGTCAGCCTTTTCAGGGGAAGAAAATTACTTTTCACGATTCCTGCTATCTTGGCCGGGCAAACGGGATTTATAATGCTCCGCGCGAGGTGCTCCATGCTCTGGACGCTGACCTGGTTGAAATGAAAAGGTCGCGGGCAAAAGGCCTTTGCTGCGGTGCCGGTGGCGCCCAGATGTTTAAGGAACCTGAAAAAGGCACCAAAGACATTAATATCGAGCGCATTGAAGAAGCATTGAGCACCGGTGCCGAGACGATCGCCGTCGGATGCCCTTTTTGTATGATCATGATGACCGACGGTCTGAAAAATAAGAACAAAGAAGATTCTGTCAGGATTTACGACCTTGCCGAACTTATTGCACAGGCAGGTAATTTCTAG
- a CDS encoding helix-turn-helix domain-containing protein, whose amino-acid sequence MSKLVLIEFDEFKSFTREVIQEEFRNVFSPNQGLKGSQEEPLLSRAEMARELNVSLVTLHQWQRSGLPYRRLHRRIYFIKSEVLDYMYSNQKTKKKG is encoded by the coding sequence ATGTCAAAACTGGTTTTAATCGAATTCGACGAGTTCAAGAGCTTCACCCGAGAGGTGATTCAAGAGGAGTTTAGAAATGTGTTCAGCCCGAATCAAGGTCTGAAAGGCTCGCAGGAAGAGCCACTGCTATCACGGGCTGAAATGGCGCGTGAGCTGAACGTTTCGCTGGTCACGCTGCACCAATGGCAAAGATCGGGCTTGCCCTATCGGAGGCTACATCGGAGGATTTACTTCATTAAGTCCGAGGTGCTGGATTACATGTACTCAAATCAGAAAACAAAGAAAAAGGGATAA
- a CDS encoding toprim domain-containing protein has translation MERNGTSAGEKRKVMNARQINQSYEIVAFLAHRGFRPASVKGDNYWYISMIREPESRASFKVDTRKNLWYDHALGVGGNLVDLACRLFQNSDVKEVIRLITDGLSSFQPQKTEVRVRLDVSSGLRITSEGIFEHDYLLRYLSSRGISGEVARRYCFQVNYENGGRQYKAVGFRNRAGGVEIRSVNFKSCIAPKDVSYIDNYGNKLLVFEGFMDFLSYWMLPVFQISNANFLILNSTSQLKRTHEFLAAPGSKYLFLDNDTAGFETAAYIKHNYPNVIDMAVMYAGCKDLNDFLTQNQHLNDQRPAVALVREKGPEAPENALRTF, from the coding sequence ATGGAACGGAACGGAACGTCTGCGGGTGAAAAAAGAAAAGTTATGAATGCAAGACAGATCAATCAATCGTATGAAATCGTGGCCTTTTTGGCGCATCGTGGCTTCCGGCCAGCGTCCGTCAAAGGTGATAACTATTGGTATATCAGCATGATACGAGAGCCAGAGAGCCGGGCGTCATTCAAGGTTGATACTCGCAAAAATCTCTGGTATGATCATGCGCTAGGTGTCGGAGGCAACCTGGTCGACCTGGCTTGCCGGTTGTTCCAAAATTCGGATGTGAAGGAGGTCATAAGACTGATCACTGACGGACTTTCTTCTTTTCAACCGCAAAAAACAGAAGTAAGGGTTCGGCTGGATGTGAGCTCCGGGTTGCGTATAACGTCCGAAGGTATCTTTGAACATGACTATTTGCTGCGGTATCTAAGCAGTCGAGGTATATCAGGGGAAGTAGCACGAAGATATTGCTTTCAGGTCAACTATGAGAATGGCGGTCGCCAGTACAAGGCCGTTGGTTTCAGGAATAGGGCCGGAGGCGTCGAAATCCGGAGTGTCAATTTCAAATCATGCATTGCTCCGAAAGATGTTTCCTACATCGATAACTATGGCAATAAGCTGCTCGTTTTCGAAGGGTTTATGGATTTTCTCTCGTACTGGATGCTTCCAGTGTTCCAGATATCCAATGCGAATTTCCTGATCCTGAATTCCACATCGCAGTTAAAGCGAACCCATGAATTTCTTGCAGCGCCTGGTTCGAAGTACCTGTTTCTTGATAACGATACAGCCGGATTCGAAACAGCGGCTTATATCAAGCACAACTATCCGAATGTGATTGACATGGCAGTAATGTATGCTGGCTGCAAAGACTTGAATGATTTTCTCACTCAAAACCAACACCTCAATGACCAAAGACCTGCTGTTGCGCTTGTACGCGAGAAAGGACCGGAAGCGCCGGAAAATGCTCTTCGCACTTTTTAG
- a CDS encoding 4Fe-4S dicluster domain-containing protein, whose amino-acid sequence MTIIQQILFILSLGIAAWLVSRRILIISKTIRLGKDENLTDQPGQRLATMMRIAFGQKKMFDKPWVGLLHFMVYAGFLLINIEVLEIILDGITGRHRLFEPLLGDFYPVLIGFFEILALAVLVACSIFLVRRSTGIVSRLQPTRHRELRNWPQLDGKLILIAEIVLMMAILTMNAADSTLQDLDNPHYPQTGTFLISQFLKPVFAGWNEHGLVIYERIAWWVHILGIFAFALYVTYSKHLHIALAFPNTYFTRLVPKGEMKNMPEITSEVRIMLGIDNPPHSEVQAVPERFGARDVQDLSWKNLMDAYSCTECGRCTAACPANITGKKLSPRKIMMDTRDRLEDIGQNMLANKGTFSDDGKALIGDYILEEEILACTTCNACVQECPVLINPLDIILQLRRYKAMDEAKVPASWNMMFQNIDTNQAPWKFAPGDRFNWAESLPK is encoded by the coding sequence ATGACGATCATTCAGCAAATCCTGTTTATACTATCCCTGGGCATTGCCGCCTGGCTGGTATCACGCAGGATTCTGATCATCAGTAAAACCATTCGCCTCGGTAAAGACGAAAATTTAACCGACCAGCCAGGCCAGCGGCTCGCTACCATGATGCGCATTGCATTCGGACAAAAAAAAATGTTCGATAAGCCGTGGGTGGGATTGCTTCACTTCATGGTTTACGCAGGCTTTTTACTTATTAATATAGAAGTACTTGAAATCATCCTGGATGGTATTACCGGCAGGCACAGGCTGTTTGAACCCCTGCTAGGTGACTTTTACCCGGTTCTGATCGGATTTTTCGAGATCCTTGCGCTGGCAGTATTAGTTGCCTGCAGCATTTTTCTGGTGCGGCGAAGTACCGGCATTGTCAGCAGACTGCAACCGACCCGCCATCGCGAACTTCGCAACTGGCCTCAGCTTGATGGCAAGCTGATCCTTATTGCTGAGATTGTGCTTATGATGGCGATCCTGACCATGAATGCGGCTGACAGTACCTTGCAGGACCTGGACAACCCGCACTATCCACAAACCGGTACATTTCTGATCAGCCAGTTTTTGAAGCCGGTTTTTGCCGGATGGAATGAGCACGGATTGGTGATTTATGAGCGTATAGCCTGGTGGGTGCATATTCTCGGCATCTTTGCATTCGCTTTGTACGTCACCTACTCCAAGCATCTGCACATCGCACTGGCATTTCCGAACACTTACTTTACGCGGCTGGTGCCCAAAGGTGAAATGAAGAATATGCCCGAAATTACCAGTGAAGTCAGGATTATGCTGGGTATTGACAACCCTCCTCACAGTGAAGTGCAGGCGGTACCGGAGCGATTTGGAGCACGGGATGTGCAGGATCTTTCCTGGAAAAACCTGATGGATGCCTACTCCTGTACCGAATGCGGGCGTTGTACAGCAGCTTGTCCGGCAAATATAACCGGCAAAAAACTCTCTCCCCGCAAGATCATGATGGATACCCGTGATCGTCTCGAAGATATCGGTCAAAACATGCTGGCCAATAAGGGTACATTTAGTGACGACGGAAAAGCATTGATTGGCGATTACATTCTTGAAGAGGAAATTCTTGCCTGTACTACCTGCAATGCCTGCGTGCAGGAATGCCCTGTGCTGATCAACCCGCTGGACATTATTTTGCAGCTCCGGCGGTACAAAGCCATGGATGAGGCTAAGGTGCCTGCTTCATGGAATATGATGTTTCAGAATATTGATACCAACCAGGCCCCGTGGAAGTTTGCACCCGGCGACCGGTTTAACTGGGCTGAAAGCTTGCCGAAGTAG
- a CDS encoding relaxase/mobilization nuclease domain-containing protein, with amino-acid sequence MIAKTTIGADFLGAICYGAGLRVNGKEIEEKSELLLTHNLVSEDPKGMALEMQREAEFSRCKKPVWHTSLSWKPGENPSKEQMIEAANRYCEKMGASTEDHQVVVFQHHDRPHKHVHVYINRAPVGGGKALETSHNYARNVRVCKEISKELGFTKVIRLEAGKMRQVGDHQATAQKVINVAIRNALKQKTTTFEDLERQLIDKGIECKFAMEDGKLKYTSYHYSGISLKGQDVGFSARQLQNLLEENFQKGLNRGNRLKPVL; translated from the coding sequence ATGATAGCGAAAACAACGATAGGGGCAGATTTCCTGGGAGCGATCTGCTACGGTGCCGGCTTGCGCGTCAATGGGAAGGAGATAGAAGAGAAATCGGAGCTGCTTTTGACTCATAACCTGGTTTCAGAAGATCCGAAGGGAATGGCGCTGGAAATGCAGCGGGAGGCGGAGTTCAGCCGGTGTAAGAAACCAGTTTGGCATACTTCACTTAGCTGGAAGCCGGGAGAGAATCCGAGTAAAGAGCAGATGATTGAGGCGGCTAACCGGTATTGTGAGAAGATGGGTGCAAGTACGGAGGATCATCAGGTAGTGGTGTTTCAGCATCATGATCGGCCGCATAAGCATGTTCATGTGTACATTAACCGTGCACCGGTCGGTGGAGGAAAAGCTCTCGAAACATCGCATAATTATGCGCGGAATGTTCGGGTGTGTAAGGAGATATCGAAAGAGTTGGGTTTTACAAAGGTAATAAGACTGGAAGCTGGAAAAATGCGCCAAGTTGGAGACCACCAAGCAACGGCCCAAAAAGTGATTAATGTTGCAATTAGGAACGCTCTGAAGCAAAAAACTACTACTTTCGAAGATTTAGAGCGCCAGCTGATAGATAAGGGAATAGAGTGTAAGTTTGCTATGGAAGATGGAAAATTGAAGTACACTAGTTACCACTATTCGGGAATATCACTGAAGGGGCAGGACGTTGGATTTTCCGCAAGGCAGTTGCAAAATTTATTGGAGGAGAACTTTCAAAAGGGATTGAATCGCGGAAATCGACTTAAGCCAGTCCTATGA
- a CDS encoding AI-2E family transporter: protein MNATFRPFRDKDREGTASLKLASTLVILIATVYILFILRETLIPLAFSILLAILLHPVCAWLERRGVPRIGSILLSILALFVVIVLLGYVVSMQIGSFAEELPRITEKAELIIDQVSALGERYFNVSRTQQVSEAKKYLINALSEGRAVLLNTLVTTTGAISTFVLIPLYMFFFLLYRDFFRRFVHKAVRDVPNDRLNNLLKKIYEVIQSYLSGLFLVILIVGVLNSIGLLLLGVPHAIFFGFLAGFLILIPYIGILIGSVLPALLAIVTMDSPWYAVGVIGIMSFVQFLEGNFITPNIVGSKVSVNPLAAIVALFLGGQLWGLSGLILALPVTAILKVIFDATPSLEPYGFLLGEPVHEVAEENAGIKREPGAAETVKKKPYRRYRNKPRKRPDGPPAPSGGPNPV from the coding sequence ATGAATGCTACTTTTCGTCCCTTCCGGGACAAAGATAGGGAAGGTACTGCTTCCCTGAAGTTGGCCAGTACGCTGGTCATTCTTATTGCCACGGTTTACATTCTTTTTATTCTGCGTGAAACACTCATACCGCTGGCATTTTCCATTTTGCTGGCGATCCTGCTGCACCCGGTATGTGCCTGGCTTGAACGTCGGGGAGTACCCAGGATAGGGTCTATTCTACTAAGTATCCTGGCTTTGTTTGTCGTGATCGTGCTGCTGGGTTACGTCGTCTCCATGCAGATCGGCAGCTTTGCCGAAGAGCTGCCGCGGATTACGGAAAAGGCTGAGCTGATCATTGACCAGGTGTCGGCATTGGGTGAGCGGTACTTCAATGTGAGTCGTACGCAGCAGGTCAGTGAAGCCAAAAAATACCTGATCAATGCATTGAGTGAAGGCCGGGCCGTATTGCTTAACACCCTTGTTACGACTACCGGCGCCATTTCAACTTTTGTGTTGATACCCCTTTATATGTTCTTTTTCCTGCTATACCGTGATTTCTTCAGAAGGTTTGTACACAAAGCCGTGCGCGACGTACCCAATGACCGCCTGAACAACTTGCTCAAAAAAATCTATGAAGTCATACAAAGCTATCTGTCAGGCCTTTTTCTGGTAATTCTGATCGTGGGCGTACTCAACAGCATCGGCTTGTTGCTGCTGGGTGTTCCGCATGCCATTTTCTTCGGATTTCTGGCGGGTTTTCTGATCCTGATACCTTACATCGGTATTTTGATCGGATCGGTATTGCCGGCTTTACTGGCCATTGTAACCATGGATTCGCCCTGGTATGCTGTGGGGGTAATTGGTATTATGAGCTTTGTGCAGTTTCTGGAAGGCAATTTTATCACGCCTAATATTGTAGGCTCTAAGGTAAGTGTAAATCCGCTGGCCGCGATCGTTGCTTTGTTCCTGGGCGGACAGTTGTGGGGACTTTCGGGTTTGATCCTGGCGCTGCCTGTAACTGCTATTCTGAAGGTGATCTTTGATGCCACTCCCAGCCTCGAACCCTATGGATTTTTGCTCGGGGAGCCGGTACATGAAGTTGCTGAGGAAAATGCCGGGATCAAAAGAGAGCCCGGAGCTGCCGAGACGGTCAAAAAGAAGCCTTATCGCCGCTATCGTAACAAGCCCCGCAAGCGTCCTGATGGTCCTCCTGCACCCTCGGGTGGTCCAAATCCGGTTTAA
- a CDS encoding gliding motility lipoprotein GldH, producing the protein MPVKTHRLSFSNYFRSLICLAGLALLTFSCDKNVVYKAHEDVEDGLWYIRNKPSFKVEITDTLARYNLYYLVRNTLQYPYYNLYLTRNFTGPDQKPISKTLEEVYLSNEVTGKPFGHGLGDLFDHKIPFLKNYQFKRSGTYTIELSQSMRQNPLPFIMSVGISVEKVENQPAP; encoded by the coding sequence TTGCCAGTAAAAACGCACCGCCTGTCTTTCTCAAATTACTTCCGGAGCCTGATCTGCCTCGCAGGTCTGGCTTTGCTTACATTTTCCTGTGATAAAAATGTGGTTTACAAAGCCCATGAAGACGTAGAGGACGGCCTTTGGTATATCAGGAACAAACCCAGCTTTAAAGTTGAAATTACCGATACGCTGGCCCGCTATAACCTGTATTACCTGGTCAGGAACACTTTGCAATATCCTTATTACAACCTGTATCTGACCCGCAATTTTACCGGACCGGATCAGAAGCCTATTTCAAAAACGCTGGAAGAAGTATACCTCTCCAATGAAGTAACAGGCAAGCCTTTCGGCCATGGGCTGGGTGATCTGTTTGATCACAAAATACCTTTTCTGAAAAACTATCAGTTTAAAAGATCGGGGACTTACACGATTGAGCTTTCTCAGTCTATGCGCCAAAACCCCCTGCCCTTCATCATGAGTGTGGGCATCAGCGTAGAAAAAGTGGAAAATCAACCTGCTCCTTAA
- a CDS encoding response regulator transcription factor, whose product MSTAKSAASAPKVLVVDDDSDIVELLEYNLTKEGYTVQTASNGKKAIELAKTFIPDLILLDIMMPQLDGIETGRLLRQNPDIRNTYILFLTARAEEYSEVAAFDVGADDYITKPIKPRALMSRINAFFRREAQKADSGDQIDILDLAINRKNYTVTQAGEKSTVLPKKEFELLFFLAQTPNKVFSRDELLQKIWGADIYVLERTVDVHIRKLREKLGEQYIKTLKGVGYMFSTEQE is encoded by the coding sequence ATGAGCACCGCAAAATCTGCCGCATCAGCTCCGAAAGTTTTGGTTGTTGATGACGACTCGGATATAGTTGAATTATTAGAATATAACCTCACTAAGGAAGGCTATACAGTACAAACCGCCTCGAATGGGAAAAAGGCGATTGAACTCGCAAAAACTTTTATCCCTGACCTGATCCTGCTCGATATCATGATGCCGCAGCTGGACGGGATTGAGACCGGCCGACTCCTGCGTCAGAACCCGGATATCAGGAATACATACATTCTCTTTCTCACCGCCCGTGCCGAAGAATACTCGGAGGTAGCTGCGTTTGACGTAGGTGCGGATGATTACATTACCAAGCCTATCAAGCCGCGTGCATTGATGAGCCGCATTAATGCATTTTTCAGGAGAGAAGCACAAAAAGCTGATTCGGGCGACCAGATCGACATTCTTGATCTTGCTATCAACCGTAAAAACTATACGGTAACCCAGGCAGGTGAAAAATCCACGGTGCTGCCCAAAAAGGAGTTTGAGCTGCTGTTCTTCCTGGCACAAACCCCTAATAAGGTATTCAGCCGGGATGAGCTGCTGCAGAAAATCTGGGGAGCAGATATTTATGTGCTCGAACGTACTGTGGATGTGCATATCCGCAAGCTCAGGGAGAAACTGGGTGAACAATATATCAAAACCCTGAAAGGGGTTGGCTATATGTTCAGTACCGAGCAGGAATAG
- a CDS encoding very short patch repair endonuclease, translating to MSDVHSPEQRSYNMSRVKGKNTKPELSVRRFLFANGFRYRLHSKDIFGKPDIILRKYKTVIFVHGCFWHGHLGCRRASLPKTNTTWWLSKISQNSLRDERTVSKLKELGWKVVVVWECELLSSTKDDTLSALKDSLLATKTEKANC from the coding sequence ATGTCAGACGTTCACAGTCCAGAACAGCGTAGTTACAACATGTCGCGGGTAAAGGGGAAAAACACCAAACCTGAACTATCCGTCCGAAGGTTTCTTTTTGCAAACGGATTCCGCTACCGGCTCCATAGTAAAGACATTTTCGGAAAGCCTGACATCATTCTCCGGAAATATAAAACCGTCATATTCGTTCACGGGTGTTTCTGGCATGGTCATCTTGGCTGCAGGCGAGCCTCCTTACCAAAGACAAATACAACTTGGTGGCTATCTAAGATTAGCCAGAACTCTTTACGCGATGAAAGGACGGTGTCCAAATTAAAAGAGCTTGGATGGAAAGTTGTTGTAGTATGGGAATGCGAATTGCTATCGTCCACCAAAGATGACACACTTAGTGCTCTAAAAGATTCTCTTCTAGCCACGAAAACTGAGAAGGCCAATTGTTAA
- a CDS encoding AAA family ATPase, with product MTNLTALNGFSNHSEGKILHKSSLNTMKDLAEKGKTLAPLRRLLGNYVLENSAIIFAAERGTGKTLLGLQACIAISAKWPSLWNEPIEYHGNTLFINCELSEDTMSRRLRQLFDAPPKEIGSSEYHSYVYTTKKGLEEEAQAIIELSMVQKPVLIVLDNFRVAFLNSDTNNGKEVAKAMHLILTLRDLLDTTIIITDHTRKHTRNLLTDSDLQSGSGVKSDLTDSDMFLRRSKQDIQYRIFKRSKSRHCEETDGAKLIRLNPDSLWFEFVQDDIDEAQHIGTEVMPVKEEQKDLARELRDQGKTIDQIARILNRGKGTIHRWLNE from the coding sequence ATGACAAATTTAACTGCCCTGAATGGTTTCTCCAACCATTCGGAAGGAAAGATTTTACATAAATCTTCCCTAAACACAATGAAGGATCTCGCGGAGAAAGGGAAGACGCTTGCTCCGCTTAGGCGTTTGCTCGGGAATTATGTGCTTGAAAACTCTGCGATAATCTTCGCTGCAGAGCGTGGTACCGGGAAAACGCTTTTAGGCCTCCAAGCCTGTATTGCTATTTCAGCGAAATGGCCATCTCTGTGGAATGAACCAATCGAATATCACGGAAACACGTTGTTCATCAATTGCGAGCTCAGTGAGGATACAATGAGTCGAAGGCTACGGCAGCTGTTTGATGCACCGCCTAAGGAAATAGGATCTTCGGAATACCATAGCTATGTCTACACGACCAAGAAAGGCTTGGAGGAAGAAGCACAGGCGATCATTGAGTTGTCGATGGTCCAGAAGCCTGTCCTAATCGTTCTGGACAATTTCAGGGTAGCCTTTCTGAATTCCGATACGAACAACGGTAAGGAAGTCGCGAAGGCAATGCACCTGATCCTGACACTACGTGATCTGCTGGACACAACAATTATCATTACTGACCATACGCGGAAGCATACCCGAAATTTGCTGACTGATAGCGACCTTCAAAGCGGCTCCGGCGTGAAATCTGATTTGACGGATAGCGATATGTTTCTCAGGAGGAGTAAACAGGATATCCAGTACCGGATCTTCAAGCGCTCTAAATCCAGGCATTGCGAAGAGACGGACGGTGCCAAACTGATCCGCCTGAATCCGGATTCGCTATGGTTCGAGTTTGTTCAGGACGACATCGACGAAGCGCAGCACATAGGCACTGAGGTAATGCCTGTGAAGGAGGAACAGAAGGACTTAGCACGCGAGCTTCGTGATCAGGGAAAAACCATCGATCAGATTGCGAGAATATTGAATAGGGGTAAAGGCACCATTCATCGCTGGCTAAACGAGTAA
- a CDS encoding plasmid mobilization protein: protein MKEHFDNAADRPRQSKKTNKDRTIPLRVTQSQYATIKSKAMLAGFSVSEYLRRLGIGHPVEARFNKDEKRNLVGIGRNLNQLAANANNGFFYHKPIMEVLEQLKRILVK, encoded by the coding sequence ATGAAAGAGCATTTCGACAATGCGGCTGATCGGCCGCGTCAATCCAAAAAGACGAATAAAGATCGCACAATCCCGCTGCGAGTTACGCAGAGTCAGTACGCGACAATTAAATCGAAAGCAATGTTAGCAGGGTTTTCCGTGTCCGAATATTTACGGAGGCTGGGCATCGGCCATCCGGTCGAAGCCAGGTTCAACAAAGACGAGAAGCGAAACTTAGTGGGTATCGGCAGAAACCTAAACCAGTTAGCCGCAAATGCCAACAACGGCTTCTTTTATCATAAGCCGATTATGGAAGTTTTGGAGCAGCTTAAACGGATCCTGGTGAAATGA